A section of the Hirschia baltica ATCC 49814 genome encodes:
- a CDS encoding DUF6527 family protein, which translates to MMRHDRLEHAFVEHIPETVEAGILYISMKYGTAAHSCCCGCGEEVVTPFTPTDWKMIFDGETVSLNPSVGNWTLDCRSHYVIKRGRVIKAGPWTDEQVAAERLRDQKAKSRYYGTRATEALTSSATENPVSDTVRDGLISRLWKRVLRNFGE; encoded by the coding sequence ATGATGCGGCATGATCGACTGGAACACGCCTTCGTTGAGCATATTCCCGAAACGGTCGAGGCAGGTATTCTGTACATCTCGATGAAGTACGGAACGGCCGCTCACAGCTGTTGCTGCGGTTGCGGAGAGGAGGTTGTCACGCCGTTCACGCCAACTGATTGGAAAATGATCTTCGACGGCGAAACGGTTTCGTTAAACCCCTCCGTTGGGAATTGGACATTAGACTGCAGGTCGCATTACGTGATCAAGCGAGGGCGCGTCATTAAAGCTGGACCGTGGACGGATGAGCAGGTGGCGGCTGAACGATTGCGCGATCAGAAGGCAAAGTCCCGATACTACGGGACAAGAGCAACAGAAGCGTTGACCAGTTCTGCTACTGAAAACCCGGTCTCTGACACTGTGCGTGACGGGTTGATCAGTCGACTTTGGAAACGCGTTCTTCGGAATTTTGGAGAATAA
- a CDS encoding UvrD-helicase domain-containing protein gives MDGVELARQVATQLHNSAVSNGHDPARPYEFAIAEANRRGFDVEETSVSSPLLEGSRATVIHSDRLVLHENVGTTFEKAFLVAHEIGHLELGDGAEGEQTTEIDPTRAAEPSPIGMERVVDYGRRQRREVQMDQFAREFLLPRVVVKSLHLESQLTASDIAQRFGAPFDVVAQQLFDALLLPEVISELETETVERTPNALQAVAASHRGNAYLLEAGPGTGKTQTLVARVDALLEEGVDPRRILLLTFSNKAAGEMADRIARKHSSAATAMWIGTFHAFGLDIVRRFHGELGLPTDPRMMDRIEAVELLEEEFPRLDLAHYRNLYDPTQIISDILQAISRAKDEVVDPARYADLAKEMAASATTEDQRVAAAKALEVARVYELYERLKANVHCVDFGDLVSMPVRLLESRPDICEHLRSQYDHILVDEYQDVNRSSVRLLTALCPDGRNLWAVGDAKQSIYRFRGASSFNMARFGVSDFPGGERGRLKKNYRSVEEIVDTFSDFAAAMIVGDTESGLEAVRGSSGDRSTLRKVAQAPDQIVAIAEAIQERHRDGCAFREQVVLCTGNEKLSEIGQSLERLGVPVLFLGSLFERPEIKDLMSLLTILSDKRAMGMVRVACIGDFEMPIDDVGKIYRHLRSSDGNPKSWLENTDLTATLSECGQMSLANLKAAFDGFDDTSEPWAVIAHLLLDRTSIAARLSISEMMAHRTQGIAIWQFLNFLRSQPTGQGLPIKRLLDRVRRLVRLGDDRNLRQLPLAAQGIDAVRLMTIHGAKGLEFETVHLPGLNADTIPRNPPLPTCPPPDGMVEGTTETALEAFRTAQAEEQECLFFVAMSRARDRLLIYAPTQKSNGSKRNLSSFIDRLGSRIDHETIQPGGELPAAPEMADVMLQVSGRVRFSGAQLSLYERCPRRFFYTHVLQVGGRRTATPFMQMHEAVRAVVKDVVAGKTTVSSEAELRSQVAREFSIHELSDNGYIREYTEYAVAMISFFLSARDGHTPEAPTAVRVRLGDEELTIEPDDVLLRADGSRTVRKVQTGHFRKSETDDVGTAAFLLAVRQAFPGAEVEFIHLSDQSARSMDMTDKKLETRRGKLTTHLQDIRAGRFAANPSSRVCPGCPAFFVCGPTPKGTLEKNFE, from the coding sequence GTGGACGGAGTAGAACTCGCAAGACAAGTTGCAACTCAACTGCACAATAGCGCGGTATCGAATGGACACGATCCTGCGCGACCGTATGAGTTCGCAATTGCTGAAGCTAATCGCCGCGGGTTTGATGTGGAAGAAACATCGGTTAGTTCCCCACTGCTCGAAGGTAGTCGTGCAACGGTCATCCATTCGGATCGGTTGGTCTTGCATGAGAACGTGGGGACCACGTTCGAGAAGGCTTTTCTAGTCGCTCATGAGATTGGTCATTTGGAACTTGGCGACGGCGCGGAGGGTGAACAGACTACGGAAATTGATCCTACGCGCGCTGCGGAGCCATCTCCGATCGGAATGGAACGTGTTGTTGACTACGGTCGCAGGCAACGACGTGAAGTTCAAATGGACCAATTCGCGCGCGAATTTCTTCTCCCACGCGTTGTCGTAAAAAGCCTTCATCTCGAATCGCAGCTAACTGCATCGGACATTGCTCAACGTTTCGGGGCACCCTTTGATGTCGTCGCCCAACAACTGTTCGACGCGTTGCTCCTGCCCGAAGTTATCTCCGAGCTTGAGACCGAAACCGTGGAGCGGACACCGAACGCTCTTCAGGCGGTAGCAGCATCGCATCGTGGGAATGCCTATCTTCTGGAAGCGGGACCTGGAACGGGGAAGACCCAGACGCTCGTGGCGCGAGTTGACGCACTCTTGGAAGAAGGCGTCGATCCGCGTCGCATTTTGTTGCTGACTTTTTCTAATAAGGCGGCAGGCGAAATGGCGGATCGAATTGCACGCAAGCACAGTTCGGCAGCGACAGCGATGTGGATCGGAACCTTTCATGCCTTTGGCTTGGACATTGTCCGACGATTCCATGGCGAACTGGGTCTTCCGACAGATCCACGCATGATGGATAGGATTGAGGCTGTCGAACTACTTGAGGAAGAATTCCCCCGTCTGGACCTCGCCCATTACCGAAACTTGTATGATCCCACGCAGATCATTTCCGATATTCTTCAGGCGATTTCCAGGGCCAAGGACGAAGTTGTCGACCCCGCGCGCTACGCCGACTTGGCGAAGGAAATGGCGGCTTCCGCGACGACGGAGGACCAGAGGGTTGCTGCCGCGAAGGCTTTGGAAGTGGCCCGCGTTTATGAGTTATATGAACGGCTAAAGGCTAACGTTCACTGCGTCGATTTCGGTGACCTTGTTTCTATGCCTGTTCGACTGTTGGAGAGCCGTCCTGATATTTGTGAGCATCTTCGATCCCAATATGACCACATCTTGGTCGATGAGTATCAGGATGTGAATCGAAGCAGTGTCCGCCTCCTCACAGCACTGTGTCCCGACGGCCGCAACCTGTGGGCAGTTGGAGATGCAAAGCAGTCGATCTACCGCTTCAGAGGCGCGTCATCATTCAACATGGCGCGCTTTGGGGTCAGCGATTTCCCAGGCGGCGAACGGGGACGCTTGAAGAAGAACTATAGGTCAGTGGAAGAGATTGTAGATACCTTCTCCGATTTTGCGGCGGCCATGATCGTGGGGGATACCGAGAGCGGTCTTGAGGCCGTGCGCGGCTCAAGTGGTGACCGTTCTACTCTGCGCAAGGTCGCACAAGCTCCGGACCAGATTGTTGCCATCGCTGAGGCGATTCAAGAGCGCCATCGAGATGGGTGCGCCTTTCGTGAGCAGGTGGTGCTGTGCACTGGCAATGAAAAGCTCTCGGAAATCGGACAGAGCCTGGAGCGCCTAGGTGTTCCAGTTCTATTTTTGGGAAGCTTGTTCGAACGCCCCGAAATCAAAGATCTGATGTCGTTGCTCACCATTTTAAGCGACAAGAGGGCAATGGGGATGGTACGGGTCGCCTGCATCGGTGATTTTGAAATGCCGATCGATGATGTGGGTAAAATCTACCGGCATCTGCGGTCTTCTGATGGCAACCCAAAGAGCTGGCTGGAAAACACCGACTTGACGGCTACCTTGTCAGAATGCGGCCAAATGAGCTTGGCCAATCTCAAGGCTGCATTCGACGGGTTCGATGACACATCGGAACCCTGGGCTGTGATTGCGCACCTGTTGCTGGATCGCACAAGCATCGCTGCGCGGCTGAGCATTTCTGAAATGATGGCTCACCGTACGCAGGGAATTGCCATTTGGCAGTTTTTGAATTTTCTGAGAAGTCAGCCAACAGGACAAGGTCTGCCGATCAAGCGGCTTTTGGATAGAGTACGTAGATTAGTTCGACTGGGCGATGATCGCAACCTAAGACAGTTGCCGTTGGCCGCCCAAGGCATCGATGCTGTCCGGTTGATGACAATTCATGGAGCGAAGGGCCTTGAGTTTGAGACAGTTCATTTGCCTGGCTTGAATGCAGATACGATCCCTAGGAATCCTCCACTTCCAACGTGTCCGCCACCAGATGGGATGGTGGAAGGGACGACAGAGACTGCTCTGGAAGCATTTCGAACCGCACAGGCGGAAGAGCAAGAGTGCCTCTTTTTCGTTGCGATGTCGCGAGCACGCGACAGGCTTCTGATCTATGCGCCTACACAGAAATCAAACGGTAGCAAGCGAAACCTGTCCAGCTTCATCGATAGGCTTGGATCGAGAATTGATCATGAGACCATCCAACCGGGCGGTGAGTTACCTGCCGCACCAGAGATGGCCGATGTCATGCTTCAGGTCAGCGGGCGTGTACGTTTCAGCGGCGCACAGCTCTCCCTCTACGAACGTTGTCCGCGGCGCTTTTTCTATACACATGTTTTGCAAGTGGGTGGTCGTCGCACTGCTACACCGTTCATGCAAATGCACGAAGCCGTGCGAGCCGTTGTGAAGGACGTTGTTGCGGGCAAGACGACAGTTTCTTCCGAGGCAGAACTCCGGAGCCAAGTGGCACGCGAGTTTTCGATCCACGAACTTTCTGACAACGGGTATATTCGTGAGTATACTGAATATGCGGTAGCAATGATCTCGTTTTTCCTCTCAGCGCGGGATGGTCACACTCCTGAAGCACCGACGGCAGTGAGAGTCCGTCTCGGTGATGAGGAGCTCACTATCGAGCCTGATGATGTTCTTCTCAGGGCGGATGGAAGTCGCACTGTCAGAAAGGTTCAGACTGGCCACTTTCGTAAATCGGAAACGGATGATGTAGGAACAGCAGCATTCTTGCTGGCTGTGCGGCAAGCGTTTCCAGGAGCCGAGGTTGAGTTTATTCACCTGTCTGATCAATCAGCCAGATCGATGGATATGACGGACAAGAAGCTGGAAACCCGTCGCGGCAAGCTGACCACACATCTGCAGGACATTCGTGCGGGCCGCTTTGCTGCTAATCCATCGTCGCGAGTTTGCCCGGGGTGCCCAGCCTTTTTTGTCTGTGGGCCAACCCCGAAGGGCACGTTGGAGAAAAATTTCGAGTAA
- a CDS encoding multiubiquitin domain-containing protein encodes MTLDDIPDYDDLSDALREDRPLRRARAYRIRFALDDLKFRKLDVLDPVPLGRQILAAAGCNTNDDFSLFAILASGDFEDVRLDEPFDLRARGAERFVAFQTDRDFKLRLDDRQIEWGKPAIGGAALYKLADIDDDKAIFFQERGGTDQLVEPDDLMDLTDSGIERFITAPRPNATCTIVVNSRPREVDDRHVTFEEVVKLAFPGAHDTNVIFSMTYRHAASKPHAGELAAGGSVKIKKEGTVFNVTRTVQS; translated from the coding sequence ATGACTCTCGACGATATTCCCGATTACGACGACCTTTCTGATGCTCTGCGCGAAGACCGCCCACTGCGTAGGGCGCGTGCTTACCGCATCCGGTTTGCACTGGACGACCTGAAGTTCCGTAAACTTGATGTTCTGGATCCGGTTCCGCTGGGTCGGCAGATCCTCGCTGCGGCGGGGTGCAATACGAACGACGATTTCAGCCTCTTTGCGATTCTCGCTTCAGGCGATTTCGAAGATGTTCGGCTCGACGAACCTTTCGACCTTCGGGCTCGGGGTGCTGAACGCTTTGTCGCGTTCCAAACCGATCGTGACTTCAAGCTGAGGCTGGACGATCGGCAGATCGAGTGGGGTAAGCCTGCCATTGGCGGGGCAGCTCTCTACAAGCTTGCCGACATTGATGACGACAAGGCCATTTTCTTTCAGGAACGCGGTGGCACAGATCAACTTGTAGAGCCTGATGACCTGATGGATTTGACTGACTCCGGAATCGAACGGTTCATCACGGCACCCCGGCCGAATGCAACGTGCACGATTGTTGTAAACTCTCGGCCTCGTGAGGTGGATGATCGTCACGTTACCTTTGAGGAAGTCGTGAAACTAGCATTCCCAGGTGCGCATGACACCAACGTTATCTTTTCGATGACATATCGCCATGCCGCTTCGAAGCCCCACGCCGGAGAACTTGCTGCCGGTGGTTCGGTCAAAATCAAGAAAGAGGGGACCGTATTTAATGTCACGCGCACTGTTCAGTCTTAA
- a CDS encoding ThiF family adenylyltransferase, which translates to MSRALFSLNDDLKRLRDEGYLVQIVGGFLVMRNVPYVDKCRMVQSGTLISSLTLAGDQTRRPDTHVIHFDGEYPCTADGRPIEQIRHQSLNTHLGNGLAAKHSFSSKPEGGYVDYFHKMATYAAILSGPAEVVDGNATPRTMKEPEAEEESVFNYTETASDRVGIGALTDLLKSDIIAIIGLGGTGGYILDLIAKTPVPEIRLFDADEFLQHNSFRAPGAASIEELREVPKKVDYFKTIYSKMHRGIVACDEGMSAENLDKLDGVTFAFLSMDAGEEKRRVVKKLEAIGASFIDVGMGLELDGGSLGGILRVTTSTPDMRGHIHNGRVSFLGGGEKDLYSSNIQVADLNALNAVLAVVKWKKLRGFYRDLEQEHHCTYTTDGNMLLNGDTK; encoded by the coding sequence ATGTCACGCGCACTGTTCAGTCTTAATGATGACCTTAAACGCCTTCGTGATGAAGGTTATCTCGTTCAAATTGTGGGTGGCTTTCTCGTAATGCGTAACGTTCCGTATGTCGATAAGTGCCGTATGGTCCAAAGCGGCACACTGATCTCCAGCCTGACATTGGCTGGTGATCAAACTCGGCGTCCTGATACGCATGTCATTCATTTTGATGGTGAGTATCCGTGCACAGCTGACGGGAGGCCAATCGAACAGATCAGGCATCAGAGCCTGAATACTCATCTGGGGAATGGTCTGGCTGCTAAGCATTCATTCTCAAGCAAACCCGAGGGCGGGTATGTCGATTATTTTCACAAGATGGCGACATACGCGGCTATTCTCTCCGGTCCGGCTGAAGTTGTGGACGGCAATGCCACACCGAGAACGATGAAAGAGCCGGAGGCGGAAGAAGAAAGTGTCTTCAACTACACTGAAACCGCTTCTGACCGAGTTGGCATCGGCGCACTGACTGATCTTCTGAAATCTGATATCATCGCGATCATCGGCTTGGGAGGGACAGGCGGCTACATTTTGGACCTGATTGCCAAAACCCCTGTACCTGAGATTAGGTTGTTCGACGCTGATGAATTTCTTCAGCACAATTCGTTTCGTGCGCCTGGAGCTGCATCCATTGAAGAGTTGCGGGAAGTACCCAAGAAGGTGGATTACTTCAAGACGATTTACTCCAAGATGCACCGCGGAATCGTCGCCTGCGACGAGGGCATGAGTGCAGAAAATCTGGACAAGCTCGACGGCGTAACATTTGCCTTTCTGTCCATGGATGCTGGCGAAGAAAAGCGGCGCGTTGTCAAAAAATTGGAAGCTATAGGCGCATCATTCATCGATGTTGGCATGGGTCTTGAACTCGATGGAGGCTCACTTGGCGGCATTCTCCGTGTGACTACGAGCACGCCTGATATGCGGGGTCACATTCACAATGGCCGCGTGTCCTTTTTGGGCGGCGGGGAAAAGGATCTCTATTCTTCGAATATTCAAGTTGCTGACTTGAACGCGCTGAATGCGGTGCTTGCTGTCGTCAAGTGGAAGAAACTCCGCGGCTTCTATCGAGACTTGGAGCAGGAGCACCACTGCACATACACCACTGATGGCAACATGCTGCTAAATGGAGACACAAAATGA
- a CDS encoding relaxase/mobilization nuclease domain-containing protein codes for MSSEKPFTPRLGHIKDGGQAGSKRFSKQIAKRAAKLAQTSGPKGRVRASFVRGATASAVSSVRHTSYPFSRMRRAVVKVHIARAGYVGGAKAFGEHISYIERDGVDRDGNKGQSYDRDHDQIYTKDFKERSAEDKRQFRLIVSAEDATQIPDLKVEIRGFMSGMEKDLKTKLDWIAVDHFDTGQPHSHVIIRGVDELGDPLAIDRRYLMTGMRTRLSSQLTDSLGLRRDIEILRSQTKDINSDRLTRLDRDLDNLASDQDVLPTKAISEGERFKQSFLRKRLTHLQNLGLAHQQKDKWTFKIGWQDTLKQMGRRGDLIRSINDKYKNLDISNKFKIYDRAKPPSHGLVGRVLGSIPLDELKDTHALLIEGIDGQTWSVDIGSTSKDKLPTKGHTVSVSHQDGKTKSSDQTIARIASLNNGLWSDSIHAVNDPASSPQYRQALKRRLEALRRHKIVSRNKDGSWKVGQDYLAKVQAYETASLEALKIETKSHFKVDKLVQVQALTWIDEIDPRQCANTGFGGQAKQAILARRLWLKEQGLMQAEQNSLSHQARTNLKAKEISSLANMETLNSARTFVSIEQTKSFNGKLERIVDAHQGKLALIGRDNSFTFVPLRSDMGNSLGRDISLTRRGPSIDWKIGRQKGISR; via the coding sequence GTGAGCAGTGAAAAACCTTTCACGCCGCGCCTTGGCCATATCAAAGATGGTGGCCAAGCAGGCAGCAAACGTTTTTCAAAACAGATAGCAAAACGTGCTGCAAAGCTTGCTCAAACCTCTGGCCCCAAAGGACGTGTTAGAGCCTCTTTTGTTCGCGGAGCAACCGCTTCAGCTGTTTCATCCGTGAGACATACGTCCTACCCATTTTCTCGCATGCGACGCGCTGTTGTTAAGGTTCATATTGCGCGAGCTGGCTATGTTGGAGGTGCAAAGGCCTTTGGAGAACATATCTCCTACATAGAACGAGACGGCGTGGACCGAGATGGCAATAAAGGTCAAAGTTATGACCGTGATCACGATCAAATCTATACAAAAGATTTTAAGGAACGAAGTGCAGAAGACAAACGTCAGTTTCGTCTCATTGTCTCTGCTGAAGATGCAACGCAAATTCCAGATCTGAAGGTCGAGATCAGAGGCTTTATGTCAGGCATGGAAAAGGATTTAAAGACAAAGCTAGATTGGATAGCAGTTGATCATTTTGATACTGGCCAGCCTCACTCGCATGTAATCATACGCGGCGTTGATGAATTGGGCGATCCGCTTGCTATTGATCGTCGTTATTTAATGACAGGCATGCGCACACGCCTTTCAAGCCAGCTAACAGATAGTTTAGGACTACGACGCGACATAGAAATCCTGCGTTCTCAAACAAAGGATATAAACTCTGACAGGCTCACGCGGTTAGATCGTGACTTAGACAATCTAGCGTCAGATCAAGATGTCCTACCTACAAAAGCAATTTCAGAAGGCGAACGCTTCAAACAATCATTTTTACGCAAGCGTCTCACTCATCTTCAAAACCTAGGGCTAGCTCACCAGCAAAAAGACAAGTGGACCTTTAAGATAGGCTGGCAAGATACATTAAAACAAATGGGACGACGCGGTGACCTCATAAGATCGATCAATGACAAATACAAAAACTTGGATATTTCAAACAAGTTCAAGATATATGATCGCGCTAAGCCCCCTTCTCATGGCCTAGTTGGAAGAGTATTGGGCTCCATCCCCTTAGATGAGCTTAAAGACACACACGCTCTTCTTATCGAAGGTATCGACGGGCAAACATGGTCAGTAGATATTGGCAGTACAAGCAAGGATAAATTGCCAACCAAAGGACACACCGTGTCTGTTTCCCATCAAGACGGGAAAACTAAATCATCTGATCAGACGATCGCTAGAATTGCTTCTCTCAATAATGGACTTTGGTCAGACAGCATCCATGCGGTTAATGATCCCGCATCATCACCGCAATACAGGCAAGCTCTTAAACGGCGTCTAGAGGCCCTTCGAAGGCATAAAATTGTATCACGCAATAAAGATGGAAGCTGGAAAGTTGGCCAAGACTATCTGGCTAAAGTTCAAGCATATGAAACAGCGAGCCTTGAAGCTCTCAAAATAGAAACAAAGTCTCATTTTAAAGTAGATAAACTTGTTCAGGTCCAAGCTCTCACATGGATTGATGAGATAGATCCAAGGCAGTGTGCGAATACTGGGTTTGGAGGTCAAGCCAAGCAGGCTATTTTAGCACGGCGATTATGGCTTAAAGAACAAGGCTTGATGCAAGCTGAACAAAACTCGCTTTCACATCAAGCCCGAACAAATCTCAAAGCCAAAGAGATTTCATCCTTGGCGAACATGGAAACGCTAAATTCAGCCCGCACTTTTGTATCGATTGAACAAACTAAATCGTTTAATGGAAAGTTAGAACGCATAGTCGATGCACACCAAGGAAAACTAGCGCTTATCGGAAGGGACAATAGTTTTACATTCGTTCCGCTTAGATCAGATATGGGAAATAGCCTAGGACGCGACATTTCTTTAACTCGTAGAGGTCCAAGTATTGATTGGAAAATCGGCAGACAGAAAGGTATTTCTCGCTAA